In Nitrospirota bacterium, the DNA window TACTTTATTACAGATTCTGTCAGTTACTCTTTTCGAAAAAATGCCTTTACAACAAATAGTTCAGTATTCCAATTATGGTTTCAATATAACCGAAAATCAAAACCAGTTGAATCTATTCGATTCTTAACCGGACAGTAGTGAAGTTAAATAAAGAATAACCACAGAGACACGGAGGCACTGAGATAAGAAAATAAGCACAAATCGCAATTTTCAATATTTGTAATTTGGAATTTTTTCTCTGTGTCTCAGTGTCTCCGTGGTTTTTCTTAACTAACGTGCGAATGAAAGATAATTTCTGAATAAGATTGGACAGACCTTATGCCGGAAAAGATAATAGAGTCATTTCAAATAAGACGCCTCGATATTCTTAATGAGAAAGGCGAGGCGAATGGACCGCTCATGCCTGCTTTATCTGACGACCTGATAAAGAAGATGTACGAGCTGTTCATACTTTTGAGGACCTTCGACCGTTATGCCCTGAACCTCCACGCTGAAGGCAGGATAGGGACGTACGCCTCTGTTTTGGGACAAGAGGCGTCGCAGGTCGGAAGCGCGCTGGCAATTGAAAAGTCAGACTGGATATTCCCGTCTTTCAGGGAATCCGGCGTTTACCTCTCGATGGGATATCCGCCGCGTATGCTTCTTCAATATTGGTCCGGGGATGAAAGAGGCTCAAGGGTCCCCGATGACTTAAACATCTTTCCCGTTTGTGTGCCCGTGGGAACTCAAATCCCTCATGCCGTAGGCGCTGCGGCTGCGGCGAAATACAAAGGAGACAAGATCGCGGTTGTCAGCTATTTCGGCGACGGCGGCACCTCAAAAGGTGATTTCCACGAAGGGCTGAACATGGCAGGCGTTATGAAATTGCCCGTAGTATTTATCTGCCAGAACAACCATTGGGCCATATCCGTTCCGCTGAAACAGCAGACCGCCTCAAAGACCATCGCGCAGAAGGCGTATGCTTACGGCTTTGACGGCATTCAGGTAGACGGCAACGATGTCTTTGCTGTTTACAAAGCGACGAAAGAGGCCGTTGATAAGGCGAGGCAGGGCGGAGGGCCGACATTCATCGAATGTGTCACGTACAGGATGTCGGACCATACCACGGCGGATGACGCCAAAAGGTACCGCTCGCAGGAAGAAGTTGATGCGTGGAAATCGAAAGACCCTCTCCTGCGACTGAAACTGTTCATGGAAAAGAAAGGCCTCTGGTCGGAACAGTACGGAAAAGAAATCGAAGAGAAGACAAAAGAGATCATAGAAAAAGAGGTCAGGGAAAAAGAATCAACAAAAGACCCGGACCCGAAAGATATGTTTACGTACACATATACGAATTTAACATTAAGACAGATGAAGCAGATGAAGGAAGTTGAATCGTAATGCGTAATGCGTAAAACGTAATGGGTGAAAGAACAACTCATAATTTTATATACAGATGAGGGATAAATAAAAATGCCGGTACTCAACATGGTCCAGGCGATAAACCTTGCTCTGAAAGAGGAGATGCAGAGGGATGACAGCGTCGTCATACTCGGCGAGGACGTGGGAAAGGACGGAGGGGTCTTTCGCGTTACAGAAGGATTGTATGACCGGTTCGGCGCGCAGAGGATCATTGACACTCCGCTTGCTGAATCCGGGATCGTCGGGGCGGCAATCGGCATGGCGGTTTACGGTTTAAAACCCGTTGCCGAGATACAGTTCATGGGCTTTATCTATCCCGCGCTGGACCAGATATTGTCGCACGCATCAAGGGTGCGCGCGCGGTCAA includes these proteins:
- the pdhA gene encoding pyruvate dehydrogenase (acetyl-transferring) E1 component subunit alpha; translation: MPEKIIESFQIRRLDILNEKGEANGPLMPALSDDLIKKMYELFILLRTFDRYALNLHAEGRIGTYASVLGQEASQVGSALAIEKSDWIFPSFRESGVYLSMGYPPRMLLQYWSGDERGSRVPDDLNIFPVCVPVGTQIPHAVGAAAAAKYKGDKIAVVSYFGDGGTSKGDFHEGLNMAGVMKLPVVFICQNNHWAISVPLKQQTASKTIAQKAYAYGFDGIQVDGNDVFAVYKATKEAVDKARQGGGPTFIECVTYRMSDHTTADDAKRYRSQEEVDAWKSKDPLLRLKLFMEKKGLWSEQYGKEIEEKTKEIIEKEVREKESTKDPDPKDMFTYTYTNLTLRQMKQMKEVES